The Drosophila sulfurigaster albostrigata strain 15112-1811.04 chromosome 3, ASM2355843v2, whole genome shotgun sequence genomic sequence tataatttgatgTGCTGTTTTTTcagataataattaaaatatatttgaagtaGCTAGAGATGCTTACTAGCATAAATTGAAATCCACAATAAACAACTATGGCcctataaattatgaaaagtttattttttcttcttcactggtttatttttctttgacTTCTCCGACTTCTTGCTGCTTTTTCTGGCTGACCTCTGGGTCTCTGCAAAGATGAAGCGTTTTAAGATACTTTCTTTCATGATTATATAtcttatattcttttttactACCTCGGCATTCCTTTGCATTCAGATATTTCTTTCTCTGCCTCTTTGATCCTTTTTCCGGTTCATAAACTATACGACAAGGATCCATAACCAAGTAATATCTATAGACAAGATATATGCACAAACTCTCGATAACTGCAATTGAAGGGTTGTTAAAAGAGTAGACAAATCGGAAGTTACGTCTGACGTACATattccaataaaaataatagaaaactCCCTTAAATGATCCCAGTCTATGGACACTGAGGAAACAATTCCCCAAATTAGGAAGAGAGTATCCGCAATGAAACCAGCTATAGAGAAAATAAGCCAGGCTTTAACCAAAACGGGTCGACgctatattcaaaaatatttcttttcaatttttcatttagagAACTTATAAAATTCTATACGAACCTTACTAAGCCCCACAATCAGCAGTATGACGATTAGCACCCAGAATATAGTTCCCAAGAGCGCCAATGATGTATATAAGTTGAACTGCTGGTTAAAATATCAGAAAaagcttataaatatttaactagtAGAAATACTGACGCTTGTAACCAATGAAATAGTCGCTTGAAGTACGAAGAAGAGCGCATGGGCGAGATCGAATATTGCAATGATAAGACATATTCTTCCTAGATTATTTTCAAAGAATTTTGCAGCAATGGATTCTCTTTTCaagattttctttttagttgatgatttcttgttcttcttggTTGCTGACATTTTTCAAGGTCCAATAGtgaatttattgttatatttcaGTAATAAAGGTGAGTACTACAACAAGGCATCGGAGATTTGAGTACTAAATTTctaacaaaagtaaataaaattctatcCGGCGGACATTACgcaagcaatttaaaaaaaaatgacggTTGggtaaaattttaattgaatatggTAACATCTAATCTTTATATATTGATGTGGCAACTCTTCGTCAAAGTAGTAATATTTGTAAGAattttagatatatatataccaataaCCATTATGGGTATCTCATCTTAAAGTTAAATcatacatttttaaacatatttaaacaaCATTAACATATCTGTTAAATAAAAGGTAGATTtccttttagtatat encodes the following:
- the LOC133842134 gene encoding uncharacterized protein LOC133842134 codes for the protein MSATKKNKKSSTKKKILKRESIAAKFFENNLGRICLIIAIFDLAHALFFVLQATISLVTSFNLYTSLALLGTIFWVLIVILLIVGLSKRRPVLVKAWLIFSIAGFIADTLFLIWGIVSSVSIDWDHLREFSIIFIGIFIESLCIYLVYRYYLVMDPCRIVYEPEKGSKRQRKKYLNAKECRETQRSARKSSKKSEKSKKNKPVKKKK